The Helicobacter sp. NHP19-003 genomic interval CATCCTTTGCAATTAAAATATCACCTAGACTCTAACTAGGCAGGGATATTTTATCTAAAAATTTATGTTTTTTCAATGCATTCATCGTAATATTGCCTACATTAGCAGTGGAATTTAATACTTTTTAAGTATTTTTAAGCAATTTTAACTTAACTTAAACTGCCAAGTGTAGCTTTTAATTCATGAGCTAGTCGTTCCTCGCTATGCTTTTGATTTTAGAGCTATCGAGTGGCTTTAAGGTGTTCTAGATTCCTCAGCCTTTAGCTTTTAAAGTTCATTGTATCGCCTCTTCTTTTTTTGCTAGAAAATTTAAGGGTAATGGTGTTTTCTAGCAATTTTAGTGTCAATTTTAACTCCTCTTGAGTGCTTATTGATCCGACACCACAGCAGTAAGAATTGACATGCATTTTTTAGCTAGATGTGCCCATGTGGACCATCTTACGCTACATCTTGCGGAGTGGTTTTTACCTATAAAAACCCTCTGCCACCTTCCGCACAGAGCTTCCTAAACAAAATGATGAGACCAAACAACTGATTTACGCTAAATCATTGAAAATATTTGTAGTTTTTAATAAATAGACAAAATCCACTTTTACACCCAAATTTTGATGAGCCACTTTTGGTAGGGCGATTGGAGCCATTTTGCATTCTCTTGTAGGCAAAATCACTCCACCGCACTTTTTAGTGTGGAGGAGCTTTCCTTGTAAGCACCTCTTCCAAATAAGAATATTTTGCGTGTTAACCCAAGCAAAATTGTATTGATTCATCAAATAATGGGATTTTTTAGATAAACTGCGCCTACCTAGTTGTAGCCTAGGGATATTTTAAATTACAAAGGATGCATAATGTCACACCATACCGATGAATGTTGCCATGAACACGAAGGGCACGCAGAACACGAAGGGCACCACCATCACCACCACCATTACTACGGAGGTCATCACCACCACCACCATGGGGCTGAACACCACCATCACCATGGGCACGAGCAACACCAAGCCTAGCTTCCATCTCCCGGCTATGCCGGGGTTCCGGCCATCTTGTAGTTTTTTGTATGTTTTTAACCAGAGTGTTGCGCGCAGCACACACATTCTTGGTTAAATAAATCCTAGTCTTTACAACCCAAAGTTGCTCGCCCCTGGTTTCTGTACAGCTTGCCAAGAGCCTAAAACCACAGAAAAGCTTGCGCCCACTCCCAAACACCTTCCGCATTAAAGGTTCGGAAGGCGTGTACACCGCCCACTCTTTCTCATCCACCAAAGCTTGCGGGATTCTCTTTTTGGCTTCTCTTTTTGGCATCGAGAAAACAACATGCCATCATCTCTGATTTTAACAATCCTCCAAGTAAAGCTTCAGGAGCGGCATGGGTAACAAAGGGGACTTTACCAGAACTCAAAGGCACACGCTCATCAGTAATTAAACTTTAGCCGGGAATTGTGGCTTCAAATAGAGGCATCCGCCAAGAGTCTTGTGTTTCTCTAGCCAAGGTTGATGTCTAAAGCCCAAGGGCATCACTCCTTTGAATCCAAAAAGCCCCCTACACCATCTTGCAAAATCATCGCATTTTAGCTACACTTGGCAAGCCTTGTTTCAACTGAGTATGAGGTGCACCTAGCCAAAATGGTTAAATCGGCTTTCTTCAATTTGCTTTTACTTGACTTGTCCATGCCACAAGACCATTGCTTGTATCATTTTCTTTTTGAAAAACTTGTCGCATATTCGTTGCAGTTTTTAATTGGTCTTTGGAATTTAGAAAAACTAAAGACGAGCTCTTGGCACATCTAGATCCTCAAGAACTCCAAATGTTTAAGCAAACTTTCATGGGTGAAGGGTCGATGTTGATCTCGTGTCTGAAGCCCTTTTGGAAAATAACCAGCTAATTTATGGCATCGGCAAAGGGGAGGATAGCTTGGTTTCAATTCTCAAAATAGAATTGATTTTGAAAAAAGATTTCTAGATTCACTAGAGAGAAACGCTAAGGAGTTCGCATGTTTTCTAAGTTTGGGATTGGCACCAAGATTGTTGTCGGTGTGTGTATAGTTGTGGTGCTTGGCATCACGGTTCTAGGGGTAGTGATTAGTAAACAGGTGAGAAGCGTTATGCGCAACACCACCATCAAGAACATGCAAAGGAATATCGATCAAAATGCCGCCCGCTTACAAAGGGTGATGAATCGCATGTTTGCGCGGATGAGTACTCTAGGAGAGGATCTCGTTGCCATTGATCTGGCCCATAACGAGAACAAAAGACAACAGTTGATCCGAAAATTTTTAAATGGTAGTCCAAATGTTCGGCTGATCAGCGTATCCGCTGTGGGCGATCCTAACGGTTCCTATATTACGAGCAAAGTGGGAGATACCCTAGAAACTCTCGTTAAAAAAGATTTTTACGACCCCCAGATCACCCACCAAGTGTTGCAAGATGGCAAGATTCTCAAAACAAAACCCTATTTTAAAGACATCGGTGGACAAAAAGTTTTTGGTTTTGAATTAGCGGTGCCCCTCAACAAAAATGAGAGTGGTAAAACTAAAATAGTGGGGGTGATGATCGCTTTTATCGACATCGATAGTTTTGCTGATGTCATTATGCGCAGTAAAAACGACACCTTTGTGATGCAACGGAATGGATATGTATTGCTCGTAGGCTATAAAAATATGCAAGGTAAACTCTTAAGCGAAATAAATCCTGATGTTACAGCAGCACGCCTAGCAAAGATGGTGCATGACAATAGTTCTGGGGCTATGGACTATCACGCCGTTAGTACCAATAAGGACAGCTTTCTAGTCGTTAGGTCTTTCGATATTTTTAGTAAAATCGGTCCTGAGGATTTTAAGTTTAATTGGGCGATTGCGCGGTTTATAAGCAAAAGCGAAGTCTTTGCAGCAGCCCGTTACTTGCAAAAATTGATTTTCATCATGGGGTTGGTGGTGGTGGTGGTGTTGGTGGCCACCGTCTACATCCTTGTGCGCTCTTTGGTGGGTAACCGCATTGAAGTGGTTTCCAACACCCTGCGCAGTTTCTTTAGATTGCTCAACGATCCTAAAAACAACCAAGATGTGCACATTGTCGAGCCTAAAATGCTCGATGAGATCGGGCATATGCAGCTCTCCATCAACGAGAACATTTTAAAAATACACGAAAACACCAAGACGGACAGCGCCACCATTGAAAACATGCTGGGCGTGGTGCGCCACATTAAGGAGGGCGACTTCACGCAAAGGATCACCGCTACGCCCAATAATCCCGATCTCTTGCAACTCAGAGAACTCTTTAACGATGTCGTGGCGTATTTGCAAGAACATATAGGTTCTTACATGCAAACCATCAACGAGGCCTTTCAACGCTACCGCGCCTTAGATTTCACAAAGGGCATCCCAAACCCTTCTGGAGATGTCGAAAAGTCCATCGATGCTTTGGGGGCTGAGATCACTAAAATGCTGCGCACTTCGCTCGATTTTGCCAGCGCACTCACAAAAGAATCGCAAGGTTTAAAAGCTTGTGTCGATCAGCTCACAAACAGCGCAAACCAGCAAAATAAAAGCTTGCTCCAAACTTCTAAATCGATCGAATCTATCACAGAGAGCATCGCCAGCATTAGCCAAAAAAGCGAAGAGATGATCGCCCAAGGGCAGGACATTAGAAACATTGTAGAGATCATCAAGGACATCGCCGACCAAACCAATTTACTTGCGCTCAATGCCGCCATTGAGGCCGCTAGAGCGGGCCAACACGGGCGGGGCTTTGCTGTGGTCGCCGATGAAGTGCGCAAGTTGGCTGAACGCACCCAAAAATCTTTGGGTGAGATTGAGGCAAATATCAATGTTTTAGTCCAAAGCATTGTTGACACTGCCGAGTCCATTAAGGCACAGAGTCAAAGCGTGGAGGGGATCAACGCCTCTTTGCAAGTTTTTAAAGAGGACACACAAAACAATCTCAGTGCCGCCAGCACTTCTCTAGAGGTGGGCAACAACATCGATCGCATTTCCAAGGATATTTTAGAAGACGCGAACAAGAAGAAATTTTAATGCAGATTCTTAAATCAGTATCAAGTGCGCCTCCGGCTTGATGCCCTCTCACACAATAGGTTAGATGTATGTGTCCCGTAGTGGGCAATGTCTATTAGTCCTTTCACAAAGGGCTAACCACCGCTGTCTTGGTGATCATAGCAGTTATAGTGAGGCTGGGTAACCTCTATGCTCTCACAAGCCCTCTCACAACCCCATTCACCCTAAAAACCGTTTTTGTGGACTCCAAACCCTAAACTTGCGCTTCATGAGCCTTGAAAGCCCTTTAAGGCTATGTTTGGTTCATCGCTTCTTTTCATCTTGTTTGCCAAAGATATGTTGTCCAGATTGATTAGTTTCTTCACTCTCCATAAGAGCATGATCACCCCACAACCATAAATCCTTTAATACCACAAATCTAATTCTCATTTTTAATCCCCTTCTTTGGGGTCTGGGGCTTGCCTCCAAGCGTAAGATGTATGCCAAGCGCGAGATTGGCTTGCTAAAACAAGCTTACGCTGTGTACTTGCTAGCAGAAGTGGAAAATTTTTCCACTATTGAAAGGGACACTCGCAAGTTCACTTGGAAAATTTGTTCTATAAGGCTTTATATGATGAAATAGGGGATTACTTAACAAAGGAATATACATGCACAAAGATTATAATGAAATATCTAGCCGACAGCTACAAAACCTCTACGACCAATGCAACGATCGGATCACTAAACTTAGAGAAAAACTCCAAGAAACTAGAAGTAGATGGGACAAAGAGATCAAAGCTCAGGAGGATAGATTAAGGACTTTGCAAGCTAAACAGCACAAAGAACTAGAAGCCATCACTAAACAGGGCAATGAAAAAATAGAAGAACACAAAAAGGTTATGGAAGTTATGAATCAAAAGGGTTATGCAGAGTTTGTTGTGGATGAACGGGTAAAAGTTGATCAACCTAAACAAAGTACCAAAGAAAACACTACAGGCAACACACAAACACCTAAGCCACAAGAAACGAAGCAACACACAAGTGATCAAAATGCCCAAACACAACAACAAGGCAGATAAACAGACAAATGAACCTAGATGAGCAAAGTTTAGAGAACGCACGCCAGCTCTTTGAAAGCGGAGACATCCATAAGATTGAGGTCGGCACATCCAAGGGGTTACAAGAAATCCACAGAGCACTTTTTCAGGGGTTGTATGACTTTGCAGGACAGATTAGGGATAAGAATATCTCTAAGGGCTACTTCAAATTTTGCTCCGCTTTGTATCTGCCAGAAGCCCTGAAGAAAATTGAAACAATGCCACAAACAAACTTTGAGGAAATCATAGAAAAATATGTAGAAATGAATGTGGCACACCCTTTTATGGAAGGCAATGGGCGTGCGACACGCATTTGGCTGGATTGCATTCTTAAGAAAGAATTAGGGCTTGTTGTGGATTGGCAGTTTGTGGATAAGAACGACTATTTATCTGCAATGGAAAGAAGTCCTATTAACGATTTAGAACTCAAAACATTGCTCAAGGCGCATTTAACAGATAATGTCCATGATAGAGAAGTCATTTTTAAGGGCATCGCACAATCCTACTACTATGAGGGTTTAACAAAAAATCTTTGAGCAGAAACCACAGCAATACAGCACCACTCACGCCTCCAAAAAGAGTACCCTAGTGTGCCATGTCCAACATCTCATCTATTGACACACTCCCTATAATTAAAGTTAGGGGGTTTAAGGCACGGGTGGTAGTACCAAAAGAATAACAACATCGGCACTCCAACAAATACAACTGGAGAACGACTTGAAAATTTAAAAACAAGTGCCGAGCATATCCAAGTAGAATTGAATCCCCTTGAGCAAGAAAAGACCGACCTAAAGCGAGCCAACACCGCTTTAATTCAAGAGAACCGAGAACTTCAAAACAACGAAACAGGGCAATGCTTGATGCCGTACAAGAACAAGTTGCACATACAAAAAATAAATACAAAGACCACTTAAACCCAAAACAGGTTACAGAACCATACAAAGACGACACGGATGATGGCAAATATTCTAAAAGTCTGGGATAGTGCCCATCTACTCCATAGCGTGTCGGCTCAAATATTGGGACAAGAGTTTTAAAAGCAACGGACATGTGCAAGTAGCATACAAGGCTATTATTAATAATAATTAATGTATTTAAAGCTATTTTAAATATTATTTACATGTATTAATATAATTTTAAATGTGTTGAATTGTTGCGAAATACAAAACAAAAGCAGAGCACCACAAGCGATTCTTTTGTTTTAAGAAACGCTGCAACACACTATAAATGAGAGTAAAACCACCAAATAGTCCATGTAGCGAAAGTTTTACGATTTATCAAGTTGGCTACAAAAACCACACAACCACTCTCATTGGTCTATTATTAGTCTATTATAAATAATATTTTTATACAATCAGTAATAATAGTTACCTGATAATATTGATGATAGAGGAAGGATGATGGCGTTGAATTTGCGTTGGAAAATCACTTTGATGATTTGGGGTTCTTTGTGCGCATTGAGCCTCACGCTCACCTTTTTGAGCCACTACATGGAGAAACAGAGCTTTAAACAAACCATTGAAGCCTTTGACACCAATGCCCTCACCAAGCGCGAAAATGTGATCCAACACGATATTTTTTTGATCGTTTGGGGGATCAATGAGTATTTCACACAACACCCTAGAAACTTAGCGTTGCAAATGACCGCGCAGTATTTCTCAAAGATCAACCAATCTAAGGGGCGTGCTTATGTGCTCGCGCTCACAAAAGAGGGTGTTTTATTCACCGATAGCCTCCATCCAGATTTAGTGGGTAAAAATGTGTTGGGCACACGAGATGAATGCGGGAATCACTACTTTAAAGAATACATCCAGCGCGCCCTAGACAACCCCAAAGGGGGGATTTATCGTTGCCACCCTAAAAATTTGGATTCTAGGAATCCACTGGAGGGTTATGTGAGTTATGCCTATTTTGATCCAGTGAGTCGCTTAGTATTTGTGGCTACAAGCCATGTCAACGCCATTTACAAGACCATGGAGAGAGCGGAACAACACGCCTATTATTTAGCCGACACCAATTTCCGTACCTTGTTGTGGACTGGGTTTTTAAGCACTTTAGGCATCATCGCCATCACCTTTGTGCTCAACCATGTGTGGATCATGCGGCGTTTAGGTGCGCTTGTGGAGGTGGTGCAAAATTTTTCCACAAGTAAAAAAGATTTAACTGCGCGCATTTATGTCTGTGGACGCGCCCAAGATGAGATCAGTTTGAGTGCAAATTGCATCAACACCTTTTTAGAGCATGTTTGTGCGTTCAACAATGAGATCAAGGACTGCTCCAAACAGAGTCAAACCTCTGCCTTGCAATTAGAAAGTGCGATGGATCACACCACAAACATGGTACAACAGACCACCCAAACCATCACCCAAATTAAAGACGAGGGGGTCAATCTCTCACATAATTTAGCAGAGGTAACTTCAAGCGTAGAGAGCATGGTCTCTGAGTTGGTTCAAGCCTTGTCCCTATTAGAAGAGCGCAAGAAAAATGTGAATATCTTACACCAAGCCATCATTGACAATGTCGCTAATGAAAGAGAGTTGATTGGCCAAATAGGCACGCTCACCCAAAGCGCCAATGCCGCACAGAGCATTTTAGAAACCATCAACGACATCGCCAAACAAACCAATTTACTCGCGCTCAATGCGGCGATTGAAGCTGCGCGTGCAGGCGAGCGCGGCAGGGGTTTTGCGGTCGTGGCCAATGAAGTGAGCAACTTAGCCACACGCACCCAACAAGCCCTAACAGAAGTCAATGGCACGATCTCTTCTAT includes:
- a CDS encoding methyl-accepting chemotaxis protein; this encodes MALNLRWKITLMIWGSLCALSLTLTFLSHYMEKQSFKQTIEAFDTNALTKRENVIQHDIFLIVWGINEYFTQHPRNLALQMTAQYFSKINQSKGRAYVLALTKEGVLFTDSLHPDLVGKNVLGTRDECGNHYFKEYIQRALDNPKGGIYRCHPKNLDSRNPLEGYVSYAYFDPVSRLVFVATSHVNAIYKTMERAEQHAYYLADTNFRTLLWTGFLSTLGIIAITFVLNHVWIMRRLGALVEVVQNFSTSKKDLTARIYVCGRAQDEISLSANCINTFLEHVCAFNNEIKDCSKQSQTSALQLESAMDHTTNMVQQTTQTITQIKDEGVNLSHNLAEVTSSVESMVSELVQALSLLEERKKNVNILHQAIIDNVANERELIGQIGTLTQSANAAQSILETINDIAKQTNLLALNAAIEAARAGERGRGFAVVANEVSNLATRTQQALTEVNGTISSIVQNVSAVGEKMHEQTTRIEESNVLSIKVQEGSIRAIEYLEQLIERIKGINLIFMRLGQDTQAIINKVISVQGCASDTLKNAHDMQAIMRTSKQLVEQIARKTDDYKTA
- the fic gene encoding protein adenylyltransferase Fic, with the translated sequence MNLDEQSLENARQLFESGDIHKIEVGTSKGLQEIHRALFQGLYDFAGQIRDKNISKGYFKFCSALYLPEALKKIETMPQTNFEEIIEKYVEMNVAHPFMEGNGRATRIWLDCILKKELGLVVDWQFVDKNDYLSAMERSPINDLELKTLLKAHLTDNVHDREVIFKGIAQSYYYEGLTKNL
- a CDS encoding methyl-accepting chemotaxis protein: MFSKFGIGTKIVVGVCIVVVLGITVLGVVISKQVRSVMRNTTIKNMQRNIDQNAARLQRVMNRMFARMSTLGEDLVAIDLAHNENKRQQLIRKFLNGSPNVRLISVSAVGDPNGSYITSKVGDTLETLVKKDFYDPQITHQVLQDGKILKTKPYFKDIGGQKVFGFELAVPLNKNESGKTKIVGVMIAFIDIDSFADVIMRSKNDTFVMQRNGYVLLVGYKNMQGKLLSEINPDVTAARLAKMVHDNSSGAMDYHAVSTNKDSFLVVRSFDIFSKIGPEDFKFNWAIARFISKSEVFAAARYLQKLIFIMGLVVVVVLVATVYILVRSLVGNRIEVVSNTLRSFFRLLNDPKNNQDVHIVEPKMLDEIGHMQLSINENILKIHENTKTDSATIENMLGVVRHIKEGDFTQRITATPNNPDLLQLRELFNDVVAYLQEHIGSYMQTINEAFQRYRALDFTKGIPNPSGDVEKSIDALGAEITKMLRTSLDFASALTKESQGLKACVDQLTNSANQQNKSLLQTSKSIESITESIASISQKSEEMIAQGQDIRNIVEIIKDIADQTNLLALNAAIEAARAGQHGRGFAVVADEVRKLAERTQKSLGEIEANINVLVQSIVDTAESIKAQSQSVEGINASLQVFKEDTQNNLSAASTSLEVGNNIDRISKDILEDANKKKF